The genomic segment CACACGGACAGGGTCAGCGGCACCCGGGCGGCGTACTGGGCGGGCCTGATGAACTGGGAGAGCGCCCGGTCCAGACGTCCTTCGACCAACTGCCGGTCGTCGTGCATCACGGCTCCTGAGGGGTTCGGGGGTCAATCCCCGGCGGAATCGGCTCATGCGAGGGGTTACCCGTTCCCCCAGCGTCCGCAACAAGCGCCCGTCCGGCCGGTCGTGGGCGGCTCCGCCGTGCCCCCGGAGGAGCCCGGGCCCATGACTGGATGGCCCCGCGGTGGGCATGCATCCCGACAGGATGTTCGACGGGGATGAGGGCGGCGGCCGGAGCGGAGCGATGGAGCGTCAGCCGAAGGAAGAATGCGGCCACGGACCACGAGGCACCGTCGAGGTGCGGGAACTGCGGCACGCCCTGCGCCACGCGGATCTCTCGGCGATAGCCGAGGCGCGCAGGCTGCTGCGCGAGCAGCTGCGGCACTGGGGTGTGCCGGGACTGGTCGACATCGCCGAACTGCTGGCCAGCGAACTGGTCACCAACGCGCTCCAGCACACCGACGAGGGAGCGGTGCTCACCGCGACGCTCTCCGGCGGGCCGGTGCACCGGCTGCGCGTCGAGGTGCAC from the Streptomyces sp. RKAG293 genome contains:
- a CDS encoding ATP-binding protein; this translates as MFDGDEGGGRSGAMERQPKEECGHGPRGTVEVRELRHALRHADLSAIAEARRLLREQLRHWGVPGLVDIAELLASELVTNALQHTDEGAVLTATLSGGPVHRLRVEVHDHAARRPRLHTPGENATSGRGLLLVQALADSWGVRSLGTGKVVWFELDVDTA